One genomic segment of Alicycliphilus denitrificans K601 includes these proteins:
- a CDS encoding acyl-CoA dehydrogenase family protein, giving the protein MDFELSEDQRAFADTARQFAQAELAPHAARWDAEGIFPVEAIAKAGELGFCGLYAPESVGGLQLPRLDATLVFEELAAVDPSTTAFITIHNMATWMLGTWAQDAVRAEWGEALTSGRKLASYCLTEPGSGSDAASIKTRAELVGGEYVINGGKAFISGAGSTHVLVLMARTGDAQSGAAGISAFAVPADLPGIHYGKKEEKMGWNSQPTRQISFDNVRIPAQNLLGREGEGFKIAMKGLDGGRINIATCSVGAAQGALAHAQRYMQERKQFGKPIASFQALQFKLADMATELIAARQMVRLAASKLDAGARDASTYCAMAKRFATDAGFNVVNEALQLHGGYGYIREYPLERLLRDARVHQILEGTNEIMRVIIGRRMLDGDAPDAVR; this is encoded by the coding sequence ATGGACTTTGAACTCAGCGAAGACCAGCGCGCCTTTGCCGACACCGCCCGCCAGTTCGCCCAGGCGGAGCTGGCCCCCCACGCCGCGCGCTGGGACGCCGAGGGCATCTTCCCGGTGGAGGCCATCGCCAAGGCGGGCGAGCTGGGCTTTTGCGGCCTGTACGCGCCCGAGTCCGTCGGCGGCCTGCAGCTGCCCCGGCTGGACGCCACGCTGGTCTTCGAGGAACTGGCCGCCGTGGACCCCAGCACCACCGCCTTCATCACCATCCACAACATGGCCACCTGGATGCTGGGCACCTGGGCCCAGGATGCGGTGCGCGCCGAATGGGGCGAGGCATTGACCAGCGGCCGCAAGCTCGCCAGCTACTGCCTGACCGAGCCCGGCAGCGGGTCGGACGCCGCCTCCATCAAGACCCGCGCCGAACTCGTGGGCGGCGAGTACGTCATCAACGGCGGCAAGGCCTTCATCAGCGGCGCGGGCAGCACCCACGTGCTCGTCCTCATGGCCCGCACGGGCGACGCGCAATCGGGCGCCGCCGGCATCAGCGCCTTCGCCGTGCCCGCCGACCTGCCGGGCATCCACTACGGCAAGAAGGAGGAAAAAATGGGCTGGAACAGCCAGCCCACGCGCCAGATCAGCTTCGACAACGTGCGCATCCCCGCGCAGAATCTGCTGGGCCGCGAGGGCGAGGGCTTCAAGATCGCCATGAAGGGCCTGGACGGCGGGCGCATCAACATCGCCACCTGCTCGGTGGGCGCGGCGCAGGGCGCGCTTGCCCACGCCCAGCGCTACATGCAGGAGCGCAAGCAGTTCGGCAAGCCCATCGCCAGCTTCCAGGCCCTGCAGTTCAAGCTGGCCGACATGGCCACGGAGCTCATCGCCGCGCGCCAGATGGTGCGGCTGGCCGCCAGCAAACTCGACGCCGGCGCACGCGACGCCTCCACCTACTGCGCCATGGCCAAGCGCTTCGCCACCGACGCGGGCTTCAACGTGGTCAACGAGGCGCTGCAGCTGCACGGCGGCTACGGCTACATCCGCGAATACCCGCTGGAGCGCCTGCTGCGCGACGCGCGCGTGCACCAGATCCTGGAGGGCACGAACGAGATCATGCGCGTCATCATCGGCAGGCGCATGCTCGACGGCGATGCACCGGATGCAGTCCGATAG
- the mmsB gene encoding 3-hydroxyisobutyrate dehydrogenase — translation MQIAFIGLGHMGAPMAINLHKAGHAIKAFDLSADACAQVKAQGLQVAASAQDAVQGAEAVISMLPASQHVEGLYLGKDGQGGLLQHIAKGTLVIDSSTIAAATSQKAAKAAEAAGIAFIDAPVSGGTGGAIAGTLTFMVGGSDANLERARPLLEKMGKNIFHAGAVGAGQTAKICNNMLLGILMIGTSEAISLGVANGLDPKVLSEIMRRSSGGNWALEVYNPYPGVQEASAATRGYTGGFGTDLMLKDLGLAQENATAVKASTPLGGLARALYAAHSLAGHGGEDFSSVIKMLQKKG, via the coding sequence ATGCAAATCGCATTCATCGGCCTGGGCCACATGGGCGCCCCCATGGCCATCAACCTGCACAAGGCCGGCCACGCCATCAAGGCCTTCGACTTGAGCGCGGACGCCTGCGCCCAGGTCAAGGCCCAGGGCCTGCAGGTCGCCGCCAGCGCCCAGGACGCCGTGCAGGGCGCCGAGGCCGTCATCAGCATGCTGCCCGCCAGCCAGCACGTGGAGGGCCTGTACCTGGGCAAGGACGGCCAGGGCGGCCTGCTGCAGCACATCGCCAAGGGCACGCTGGTGATCGACAGCTCCACGATCGCCGCCGCCACCAGCCAGAAGGCCGCCAAGGCGGCCGAAGCCGCAGGCATCGCCTTCATCGACGCGCCCGTCTCGGGCGGCACCGGCGGCGCCATCGCGGGCACGCTCACCTTCATGGTCGGCGGCAGCGACGCCAACCTGGAGCGCGCGCGCCCCCTGCTCGAAAAGATGGGCAAGAACATCTTCCACGCCGGAGCCGTGGGCGCGGGCCAGACGGCCAAGATCTGCAACAACATGCTGCTGGGCATCCTGATGATCGGCACCAGCGAAGCCATCTCGCTGGGCGTGGCCAACGGCCTCGACCCCAAGGTGCTCAGCGAGATCATGCGCCGCAGCTCCGGCGGCAACTGGGCGCTGGAGGTCTACAACCCCTACCCCGGCGTGCAAGAGGCCAGCGCCGCCACACGCGGCTACACCGGCGGCTTCGGCACCGACCTGATGCTCAAGGACCTGGGCCTGGCCCAGGAAAACGCCACCGCCGTGAAGGCCAGCACGCCCCTGGGCGGGCTGGCGCGCGCGCTCTACGCGGCGCACAGCCTCGCGGGGCATGGGGGCGAGGACTTTTCGAGCGTGATCAAGATGCTGCAGAAAAAGGGGTGA
- a CDS encoding CoA-acylating methylmalonate-semialdehyde dehydrogenase encodes MDASTAVQAPTVKLLINGQMVESKTTQWRNVVNPATQEVLARVPFATPDEVNAAVANAKEAFKTWRKTPIGTRARIFLKLQQLIRENMKELAALLTAEQGKTLPDAEGDVFRGLEVVEHAAAIGNLQLGELANNVASGVDTYTVLQPLGVCAGITPFNFPAMIPLWMFPMAIATGNTFVLKPSEQDPMVTMRLCELALEAGIPPGVLNVVHGGEDVVNAICDHPDIKAISFVGSTRVGTHVYNRASLAGKRVQCMMGAKNHAIVMPDANKEQSINAILGASFGAAGQRCMAISVVLLVGEAQKWLPDFVEKAKGLKVSAGTTPGADLGPLISCAARERVEGLIARGVQEGAKLELDGRNPGIAGFEKGNFVGPTIFSGVKPGMSIYDQEVFGPVLCVVAADDLEQAIEFINANPNGNGTAIFTQSGAAARMFQEDIDVGQVGINLPVPVPVPLFSFTGSRASKLGDLGPYGKQVVLFYTQTKTVTERWFDDSTLHHGVNTTISLK; translated from the coding sequence ATGGATGCATCCACCGCCGTACAAGCCCCTACCGTCAAGCTCTTGATCAACGGCCAGATGGTCGAATCCAAGACCACCCAATGGCGCAACGTGGTCAACCCCGCCACCCAGGAGGTGCTGGCGCGCGTGCCCTTCGCGACGCCCGACGAGGTGAATGCCGCCGTCGCCAACGCCAAGGAGGCCTTCAAGACCTGGCGCAAGACCCCCATTGGCACGCGCGCGCGCATCTTCCTCAAGCTGCAGCAGCTGATCCGCGAGAACATGAAGGAGCTGGCCGCGCTGCTCACGGCCGAGCAGGGCAAGACCCTGCCCGACGCCGAGGGCGACGTGTTCCGCGGCCTGGAGGTGGTGGAGCACGCCGCCGCCATCGGCAACCTGCAGCTGGGCGAGCTGGCCAACAACGTGGCCAGCGGCGTGGACACCTACACCGTGCTGCAGCCCCTGGGCGTGTGCGCGGGCATCACGCCGTTCAACTTCCCGGCCATGATCCCGCTGTGGATGTTCCCCATGGCCATCGCCACCGGCAACACCTTCGTGCTCAAGCCCTCCGAGCAGGACCCGATGGTGACCATGCGCCTGTGCGAGCTGGCGCTCGAAGCCGGCATTCCCCCCGGCGTGCTCAACGTGGTGCACGGCGGCGAGGACGTGGTCAACGCCATCTGCGACCACCCGGACATCAAGGCCATCAGCTTCGTGGGCAGCACCCGCGTGGGCACGCACGTCTACAACCGCGCCAGCCTGGCCGGCAAGCGCGTGCAATGCATGATGGGCGCGAAGAACCATGCGATCGTCATGCCCGACGCGAACAAGGAGCAGTCCATCAACGCCATCCTGGGCGCCTCGTTCGGCGCGGCCGGCCAGCGCTGCATGGCCATCTCGGTGGTGCTGCTGGTGGGCGAGGCGCAGAAGTGGCTGCCCGACTTCGTCGAGAAGGCCAAGGGGCTCAAGGTCTCGGCCGGCACCACCCCGGGCGCCGACCTGGGTCCGCTGATCTCCTGCGCCGCGCGCGAGCGCGTGGAGGGCCTGATCGCGCGCGGCGTGCAGGAAGGCGCCAAGCTCGAACTCGACGGCCGCAACCCCGGCATCGCCGGCTTCGAGAAGGGCAACTTCGTCGGCCCGACGATCTTCAGCGGCGTCAAGCCCGGCATGAGCATCTACGACCAGGAGGTTTTCGGCCCCGTGCTGTGCGTGGTGGCGGCCGACGACCTGGAGCAGGCCATCGAGTTCATCAACGCCAACCCCAACGGCAACGGCACGGCCATCTTCACGCAGTCCGGCGCGGCCGCGCGCATGTTCCAGGAAGATATCGACGTGGGCCAGGTCGGCATCAACCTGCCCGTGCCGGTGCCGGTCCCGCTGTTCTCGTTCACCGGCAGCCGCGCCTCCAAGCTCGGCGACCTGGGCCCCTACGGCAAGCAGGTGGTGCTGTTCTACACACAGACCAAGACCGTCACCGAACGCTGGTTCGACGACAGCACGCTGCACCACGGCGTGAACACCACCATCAGCCTGAAGTGA
- a CDS encoding TfoX/Sxy family protein yields the protein MPARPLSDETLHLIAAVQDALAERLDARARVEERQLFGSHAFMVDGKLCLAVKGDELLVRLPPPQHAAIAETPGLRELDPRGGMSGYFWVTPAAYATRAQWRHWIDAALAYNPQARATPRRSAPPPSR from the coding sequence ATGCCCGCCCGCCCCCTGTCCGACGAAACGCTGCACCTGATCGCCGCAGTGCAGGACGCCCTGGCCGAGCGCCTGGACGCGCGGGCACGCGTGGAGGAACGCCAGCTCTTCGGCAGCCACGCCTTCATGGTGGACGGCAAGCTTTGCCTGGCCGTCAAGGGCGACGAGCTGCTGGTGCGCCTGCCGCCGCCGCAGCACGCGGCCATCGCCGAAACCCCCGGCCTGCGCGAGCTGGACCCGCGCGGCGGCATGTCCGGCTACTTCTGGGTCACGCCCGCCGCCTACGCCACGCGCGCCCAGTGGCGCCACTGGATAGACGCAGCCCTGGCCTACAACCCGCAGGCCAGGGCCACGCCCCGGCGCTCCGCGCCTCCCCCTTCCCGCTAG
- a CDS encoding propionate--CoA ligase, whose amino-acid sequence MAAEHSNYADFYRRSIDERDAFWAEQARLIDWHQSPKTICDYGKPPFARWFPDGTTNLCHNAVDRHLAARAQQSALVAISTETNTECAYTYAELHQEVQRMAAVLQALGVKQGDRVLIYMPMIAEAAFAMLACARIGAIHSVVFGGFASSSLASRIEDAEPVVIVSADAGSRGGKVVPYKPLLDEAIDLSAHKPAAVLMVDRGMAPAAMRAGRDHDWAALRAQHLDAQVPCAWVQAAHPSYTLYTSGTTGKPKGVQRDTGGYTVALAASMRHIFQANAGDTYFCTSDIGWVVGHSYIIYGPLIAGMTTILYEGLPIRPDAGIWWSIVEKYKVTHMFSAPTAVRVLKKQDPEYLKKYDIGSLKALWLAGEPLDEPTATWISGALQVPIIDNYWQTETGWPILTLCNGVQQQASRFGSPGKAVYGYNVKLIDEATGEELTAPNQKGVVAIEGPLPPGCLQTVWRNDERFVNTYWKSIPGRLIYSTFDWGIRDEDGYYFILGRTDDVINVAGHRLGTREIEECIAGHPNIAEVAVVGVADQLKGQVAMAFAVPRDASGLTDAAARLKLEGEVMKQVDGQLGAVARPARVLFVTQLPKTRSGKLLRRALQAVAERRDTGDLTTMEDPTALQQIKDLLG is encoded by the coding sequence ATGGCCGCCGAGCACAGCAACTACGCCGATTTCTACCGCCGCTCCATCGACGAGCGCGACGCCTTCTGGGCCGAGCAGGCCCGGCTGATCGACTGGCATCAGTCTCCCAAGACGATCTGCGACTATGGCAAACCGCCGTTCGCCCGGTGGTTCCCCGACGGCACCACCAACCTGTGCCACAACGCGGTCGACAGGCACTTGGCCGCGCGCGCGCAGCAGAGCGCGCTGGTGGCCATCTCCACCGAGACCAACACCGAGTGCGCCTACACCTACGCCGAGCTGCACCAGGAGGTGCAGCGCATGGCGGCGGTGCTGCAGGCGCTGGGCGTGAAGCAGGGCGACCGCGTGCTGATCTACATGCCCATGATCGCCGAGGCCGCCTTCGCCATGCTGGCCTGCGCGCGCATCGGCGCCATCCATTCGGTGGTGTTCGGCGGCTTTGCCTCGTCGTCGCTCGCCTCGCGCATCGAGGACGCCGAGCCCGTGGTCATCGTGAGCGCCGACGCGGGCTCGCGCGGCGGCAAGGTCGTGCCCTATAAGCCGCTGCTGGACGAGGCCATCGACCTGTCGGCGCACAAGCCCGCCGCCGTGCTGATGGTGGACCGGGGCATGGCCCCCGCCGCCATGCGCGCGGGGCGCGACCACGACTGGGCGGCGCTGCGCGCGCAGCACCTGGACGCCCAGGTGCCCTGCGCTTGGGTGCAGGCCGCGCACCCAAGCTACACGCTCTACACCAGCGGCACCACGGGCAAGCCCAAGGGCGTGCAGCGCGACACGGGCGGCTACACCGTGGCGCTGGCCGCGAGCATGCGCCACATCTTCCAAGCCAACGCGGGCGACACGTACTTCTGCACCAGCGACATCGGCTGGGTGGTGGGCCACAGCTACATCATCTACGGCCCGCTGATCGCCGGCATGACCACCATCCTCTACGAAGGCCTGCCGATCCGCCCCGACGCGGGCATCTGGTGGAGCATCGTCGAGAAGTACAAGGTCACGCACATGTTCTCGGCGCCCACGGCGGTGCGCGTGCTGAAAAAACAGGACCCGGAGTACCTGAAGAAATACGACATCGGTAGCCTCAAGGCCCTGTGGCTCGCCGGCGAGCCGCTGGACGAGCCCACGGCCACCTGGATCAGCGGCGCGCTGCAGGTCCCCATCATCGACAACTACTGGCAGACCGAGACCGGCTGGCCCATCCTCACCCTGTGCAACGGCGTGCAGCAGCAGGCCTCGCGCTTCGGCAGCCCCGGCAAGGCGGTGTACGGCTACAACGTCAAGCTCATCGACGAGGCCACGGGAGAGGAACTTACCGCGCCCAATCAGAAGGGCGTGGTCGCCATCGAGGGGCCGCTGCCCCCGGGCTGCCTGCAGACTGTGTGGCGCAACGACGAGCGCTTCGTGAACACCTACTGGAAGAGCATCCCCGGCCGCCTGATCTACAGCACCTTCGACTGGGGCATACGCGACGAGGACGGCTACTACTTCATCCTTGGGCGCACCGACGACGTGATCAACGTGGCCGGCCACCGCCTGGGCACGCGCGAGATCGAGGAATGCATCGCCGGCCATCCCAACATCGCCGAAGTGGCCGTGGTCGGCGTGGCCGACCAGCTCAAGGGCCAGGTGGCCATGGCCTTCGCCGTGCCGCGCGACGCCTCGGGCCTCACCGACGCCGCCGCGCGCCTGAAGCTCGAGGGCGAGGTGATGAAGCAGGTGGACGGCCAGCTCGGCGCCGTGGCCCGTCCCGCGCGCGTGCTCTTCGTGACCCAGTTGCCCAAGACGCGCAGCGGCAAGCTGCTGCGCCGCGCCTTGCAGGCCGTGGCCGAGCGGCGCGACACGGGCGACCTGACCACCATGGAAGACCCGACGGCGCTGCAGCAGATCAAAGACCTGCTGGGCTGA
- a CDS encoding FkbM family methyltransferase, whose protein sequence is MPQRRTWPILQKELKTMPINNIGVNLLLLYMRRFPLEAGKWRFSQWLNERTHKIETVARTSYGFLMHLNTRDFIQHTIFVTGRWDDDVGRVILSRLKTDDVFVDIGANVGYFSLLASQICSKVISFEPNPTCLAQLNRNIEINNRQNIDVRPVGLADKRGIAEFHVANASNIGGGSLREGSGEKFSVHLDTLDSQLSAQPIRLIKIDIEGAEVLALKGASAILSRPDAPDVICEISENTLQQLGSSKEELFRLMSSHGYKNKIISPIRKSNLTDEVPFFQYDALFYKDGAGQN, encoded by the coding sequence ATGCCCCAGAGAAGAACATGGCCGATCCTGCAAAAGGAGCTGAAAACAATGCCCATCAATAATATCGGCGTGAATCTTCTGCTCCTGTACATGCGCCGATTCCCCCTGGAAGCCGGCAAGTGGCGTTTTTCGCAGTGGTTAAACGAGCGGACCCACAAAATAGAGACCGTTGCACGGACAAGTTACGGCTTCCTGATGCATCTGAACACCAGGGATTTCATTCAGCACACGATTTTCGTGACCGGCCGATGGGACGACGACGTTGGCCGTGTAATTTTATCGAGACTTAAAACAGACGATGTCTTTGTCGACATAGGGGCAAATGTTGGATATTTTTCATTGCTGGCATCGCAAATCTGCAGCAAAGTCATTTCATTCGAGCCCAATCCCACGTGCCTTGCGCAGCTGAATAGAAATATTGAAATCAACAACAGGCAAAACATAGATGTCCGGCCCGTCGGCCTGGCCGACAAGCGCGGCATTGCCGAATTCCATGTGGCCAATGCATCGAATATTGGCGGCGGCTCTTTACGAGAAGGCTCGGGGGAGAAATTTTCCGTTCACCTCGATACATTGGACAGCCAACTGTCCGCCCAGCCCATCAGACTCATAAAAATCGACATCGAGGGCGCCGAAGTCCTGGCGTTGAAAGGGGCCTCTGCGATTCTATCGCGGCCGGATGCTCCAGACGTGATTTGCGAAATATCAGAAAACACCCTGCAACAGCTTGGATCGTCGAAAGAAGAGCTTTTCAGACTCATGTCATCCCATGGCTACAAGAACAAGATCATTTCCCCAATCAGGAAATCCAACCTGACCGATGAAGTGCCGTTCTTTCAATACGACGCGCTGTTTTACAAAGACGGGGCTGGACAGAATTGA
- a CDS encoding isochorismatase family protein — protein sequence MLLDASESQLVLVDYQERLMPAIFEGAAVLANARKLARIAQLVDVPVWGTEQNPSRLGPNDAELRALCRRTLAKMHFSAAEEGLGEWLRPAPKPQGGNARSLPKHLQKAREQQQVSERASIVIAGCEAHVCLLQTALQLIEDEFEVWVVTDACSSRTERNRDAAFDRLAGAGAELVTTEMVAFEWLRGCEHPAFKDMLGLVK from the coding sequence ATGCTGCTTGATGCCTCCGAATCCCAACTCGTGCTCGTGGACTACCAGGAACGCCTGATGCCCGCCATCTTCGAAGGCGCGGCCGTGCTGGCGAATGCGCGGAAGTTGGCCCGGATCGCGCAGCTCGTGGACGTGCCCGTGTGGGGCACAGAGCAGAACCCCTCGCGCCTGGGCCCCAACGATGCCGAGCTGCGCGCCCTGTGCCGGCGCACGCTGGCCAAGATGCATTTCAGCGCCGCCGAGGAGGGCCTGGGCGAGTGGCTGCGCCCGGCGCCCAAGCCCCAGGGCGGCAACGCGCGCAGCCTGCCCAAGCACCTGCAGAAGGCCCGCGAGCAACAGCAGGTCTCCGAGCGCGCCAGCATCGTCATCGCCGGCTGCGAGGCGCACGTGTGCCTGCTGCAGACGGCGCTTCAGCTCATCGAGGACGAGTTCGAGGTTTGGGTGGTGACGGACGCCTGCAGTTCGCGCACCGAACGCAATCGCGACGCCGCCTTCGACCGCCTGGCGGGTGCGGGCGCTGAGCTGGTCACCACCGAAATGGTCGCCTTCGAATGGCTGCGCGGCTGCGAGCACCCGGCGTTCAAGGACATGCTGGGGCTGGTGAAGTAA
- a CDS encoding lysozyme inhibitor LprI family protein, whose translation MTGPRAAALALALCLGGTAAWAQAGGACRPGGSVEETNACAVRDYQEADTALQILYGDVMRALSAHERPALRQDHQAWQRARITQCKQAQRAQEQRPEWPRLYHECLVAQTRARRQALMHWLHHGEAPPHNE comes from the coding sequence GTGACCGGCCCGCGCGCTGCCGCCCTCGCCCTTGCGCTGTGCCTCGGCGGCACGGCCGCCTGGGCGCAGGCCGGCGGCGCCTGCCGCCCCGGCGGTTCGGTGGAGGAGACCAACGCCTGCGCCGTGCGCGACTACCAGGAGGCGGACACCGCCCTGCAGATCCTGTACGGCGACGTGATGCGCGCCCTGTCGGCCCACGAGCGCCCCGCCCTGCGCCAGGACCACCAGGCCTGGCAGCGCGCCCGCATCACGCAGTGCAAGCAGGCGCAGCGCGCGCAGGAGCAGCGCCCCGAATGGCCGCGCCTGTACCACGAATGCCTGGTGGCGCAGACCCGGGCGCGGCGCCAGGCCCTGATGCACTGGCTGCACCACGGCGAAGCGCCGCCGCACAACGAATAA
- a CDS encoding LysR family transcriptional regulator, protein MDWDNLRYFLELARTGTLAAAARRTGVEHTTVARRIQALEKQMGAPLFAREAAGHRLTEAGRHLLPAVEAMEAAVLGVERASPANASAAGPSGLVRVGATEGFGTLILAPHLARLTQRHPHLSIDLLALPRMLHLSRREADIVISLERPKRGSVIVTRLADYTLRLYGQREYLARRPLVATREDLRHHAFISYVDDLLFTKELQFLDQLYPPERFALRSTSITAQYEAVRAGAGLAVLPAFLADRDPILARVLPHEAAFTRTFWMSMPAEAKHLARMQAVWAFLKEVGQKEAGLLVPDAPHKPG, encoded by the coding sequence ATGGACTGGGACAACCTGCGCTACTTCCTGGAACTGGCCCGCACCGGCACCCTGGCCGCCGCCGCGCGCCGCACGGGCGTGGAACACACTACGGTGGCGCGGCGCATCCAGGCGCTGGAAAAGCAGATGGGCGCGCCCCTGTTTGCGCGCGAGGCCGCCGGCCACCGCCTGACCGAGGCCGGCCGCCACCTGCTGCCCGCCGTCGAGGCCATGGAGGCCGCCGTGCTCGGCGTGGAGCGCGCATCGCCGGCCAATGCGTCCGCCGCCGGCCCGTCGGGCCTGGTGCGCGTGGGCGCCACCGAGGGCTTCGGCACGCTGATCCTGGCTCCACACCTGGCGCGGCTCACGCAGCGGCACCCGCACCTGTCCATCGACCTGCTGGCGCTGCCGCGCATGCTGCACCTGTCGCGGCGCGAGGCGGACATCGTCATATCGCTGGAGCGCCCCAAGCGCGGCTCGGTCATCGTCACCAGGCTGGCCGACTACACCCTGCGCCTTTACGGCCAGCGCGAATACCTGGCACGCCGGCCGCTGGTGGCCACGCGCGAAGACCTGCGCCACCACGCCTTCATCAGCTACGTGGACGACCTGCTGTTCACCAAGGAGCTGCAGTTCCTCGACCAGCTGTACCCGCCCGAGCGCTTCGCCCTGCGCAGCACCAGCATCACCGCCCAGTACGAGGCCGTGCGCGCCGGCGCGGGCTTGGCCGTGCTGCCCGCCTTCCTGGCCGACCGCGACCCCATCTTGGCGCGCGTGCTGCCGCACGAGGCCGCGTTCACCCGCACCTTCTGGATGAGCATGCCCGCCGAGGCCAAGCACCTAGCGCGCATGCAGGCCGTGTGGGCGTTCCTGAAGGAAGTGGGGCAGAAAGAGGCCGGGCTGCTGGTGCCGGATGCGCCGCATAAACCCGGATGA
- a CDS encoding PQQ-dependent sugar dehydrogenase, whose translation MLASSGAHAQDGAPVQPVAARSRASAEVVASGLEHPWGLAFLPGGRFLVTERPGRLRVVEPGGRLGPPLAGLPQVAAGGQGGLLDVITDADFARNRRIFFCYSEPAPEGRGNGTALASATLAPDAPALQDVKVLFSQSPKVASQLHFGCRIVQAPDGNLFLTLGERFSRKDDAQRLDGHLGKVVRLAPTGGAAPGNPLASRAGALPEIWSWGHRNPQGATWGPDGRLWIHEHGPQGGDEINRPEPGRNYGWPVITYGENYGGGRIGEGTAKAGMEQPLHYWVPSIAPSGMAFLTSDRYGAAWKGSLFVGSLKFARLHRLELRDARVVRDEYLLDGLGARIRDVRQGPDGWLYLLTDSPDGQLLRLKP comes from the coding sequence ATGCTTGCCAGCAGCGGTGCGCATGCGCAGGACGGCGCGCCCGTGCAGCCCGTGGCGGCGCGCAGCCGCGCGTCGGCGGAGGTGGTGGCCTCGGGCCTGGAGCATCCCTGGGGCCTGGCCTTTCTGCCTGGCGGGCGCTTCCTGGTCACCGAGCGGCCCGGCCGCCTGCGTGTGGTGGAGCCCGGCGGGCGCCTGGGGCCGCCCCTGGCCGGTCTGCCGCAGGTGGCGGCGGGCGGGCAGGGTGGGCTGCTGGACGTGATCACCGACGCGGACTTCGCGCGCAACCGGCGCATCTTCTTCTGCTACTCCGAGCCTGCCCCGGAGGGCCGCGGCAACGGCACGGCCCTGGCCAGCGCCACGCTCGCGCCCGATGCGCCGGCGCTGCAGGACGTGAAGGTGCTCTTCAGCCAGTCGCCCAAGGTGGCGAGCCAGCTGCACTTCGGCTGCCGCATCGTGCAGGCGCCGGACGGCAACCTGTTCCTCACGCTGGGCGAGCGCTTCAGCCGCAAGGACGACGCCCAGCGGCTGGACGGCCACCTGGGCAAGGTCGTGCGCCTGGCGCCCACGGGCGGCGCCGCGCCCGGCAACCCGCTGGCCAGCCGCGCGGGCGCGCTGCCGGAGATCTGGAGCTGGGGCCACCGCAACCCCCAGGGCGCCACCTGGGGGCCGGACGGCAGGCTGTGGATCCACGAGCATGGCCCGCAGGGCGGCGACGAGATCAACCGCCCCGAGCCCGGCCGCAACTACGGCTGGCCGGTCATCACCTACGGAGAGAACTATGGCGGCGGCAGGATTGGCGAGGGCACGGCCAAGGCCGGCATGGAGCAGCCGCTGCACTACTGGGTGCCGTCGATCGCGCCCTCGGGCATGGCTTTTCTCACCAGCGACCGGTACGGCGCGGCCTGGAAGGGCAGCCTGTTCGTGGGCTCACTCAAGTTCGCGCGCCTGCACAGGCTGGAACTGCGCGATGCGCGCGTGGTGCGCGACGAATACCTGCTCGACGGCCTGGGCGCGCGCATCCGCGACGTGCGCCAGGGGCCGGACGGCTGGCTCTACCTGCTCACCGACAGCCCCGACGGGCAACTGCTGCGCCTCAAACCCTGA